One window from the genome of Cervus elaphus chromosome 8, mCerEla1.1, whole genome shotgun sequence encodes:
- the SERPINE2 gene encoding glia-derived nexin: MNWHFPFFLVASVMLPSVGSQFNPLSLEELGSDTGIQVFNQIVKSQPHDNIIISPHGIASVLGMLQLGADGRTKKQLTTVMRYGVNGVGKMLKKINKAIVSKKNKDIVTVANAVFVKNDSKMEVPFVTRNKDVFQCEVRNADFEDPASACASINAWVRNETQGMIDNLLSPDLLNGALTRLVLVNAVYFKGLWRSRFLPENTKKRTFVAADGKSYQVPMLAQLSVFRCGSTSTPSGLWYNFIELPYHGESISMLIALPTESSVPLSAIVPHISTKTIDSWVSTMVPKRVQVILPKFTAVAQTDLKEPLKVLGITDMFDPSKANFAKITRSENLHVSHILQKAKIEVSEDGTKASAATTAILIARSSPPWFIVDRPFLFFIRHNPTGAVLFMGQINKP; the protein is encoded by the exons ATGAATTGGCATTTCCCCTTCTTCCTGGTGGCCTCCGTGATGCTGCCTTCTGTGGGCTCCCAGTTCAACCCTCTGTCTCTGGAGGAACTTGGCTCCGACACCGGCATCCAGGTTTTCAATCAGATCGTCAAGTCCCAGCCTCATGACAACATCATCATTTCTCCGCACGGGATCGCGTCCGTCCTGGGGATGCTACAGCTGGGAGCCGACGGCAGGACCAAGAAGCAGCTCACCACGGTGATGAGATACGGTGTGAACG gaGTCGGTAAGATGTTAAAGAAGATCAACAAGGCCATCGTCTCCAAGAAGAATAAAGACATTGTGACGGTGGCCAACGCCGTGTTTGTGAAGAACGACTCTAAGATGGAAGTGCCCTTCGTCACGAGGAACAAGGACGTGTTCCAGTGTGAAGTCCGCAACGCGGACTTCGAGGACCCGGCCTCCGCCTGTGCATCCATCAACGCGTGGGTCAGGAACGAGACGCAGG GTATGATCGACAATCTGCTGTCCCCAGATCTTCTCAACGGCGCCCTCACCAGACTGGTCCTGGTCAACGCGGTGTATTTTAAGGGTTTGTGGAGATCACGGTTTCTGCCTGAGAACACCAAGAAGCGCACGTTTGTGGCAGCTGACGGGAAATCCTACCAAGTGCCCATGCTGGCCCAGCTGTCTGTGTTCCGCTGCG GGTCGACAAGCACCCCCAGTGGCTTATGGTACAACTTCATTGAGCTGCCCTACCACGGCGAAAGCATCAGCATGCTGATTGCGCTGCCGACAGAGAGCTCCGTCCCGCTGTCCGCCATCGTCCCTCACATCAGCACCAAGACCATCGATAGCTGGGTGAGCACTATGGTGCCCAAGCGCGTGCAGGTCATCCTGCCCAA GTTCACAGCTGTAGCTCAAACAGATTTGAAGGAGCCGCTGAAAGTCCTTGGCATCACCGATATGTTTGATCCATCAAAGGCGAATTTTGCAAAAATAACGA GGTCAGAAAACCTTCATGTTTCTCACATCTTGCAAAAAGCAAAAATCGAAGTCAGTGAAGATGGAACCAAAGCTTCAGCAGCAACAA CTGCGATTCTGATTGCAAGGTCATCGCCTCCCTGGTTTATAGTAGACAgaccttttctgtttttcatccgACATAATCCTACAG GTGCTGTCTTATTCATGGGGCAGATAAACAAACCTTGA